The following DNA comes from Glaciihabitans arcticus.
GCAGCAGGAACGGTTCGAGCGACGCGAGGAAGGCGGCCTTCGCAACGCGCTTCGAGCCGTAGGTGCCGAGGTAACGACCGACCTCGCCGGTGCCCATCGAGAAGCCGACGAGGGCAACATCGTTCAGGTCAAGCGTCTCGATGACAGCGTTGAGGTCGGCGGCGAAGGTGTCGTAGTCGTAGCCGATCGTCGGCTTGCTCGAGAGCCCGAAGCCGCGGCGGTCGTAGGCGATGACGCGGTAGCCGGCCTCCAGCAGGGCGGCGGTCTGCTTCTCCCACGAGCGCCCGTCGAGCGGGTAGCCGTGGATCAGGAGCACCGGCTGGCCGGTTCCATGGTCCTCGTAGTAGAGGTCGATGTTTGTGCTGTTCTCCTGGCCGACTGTAACGAATGCCATGGTCCTTGCTCCTTCGAATCTCAGGAAAACGATCGTTTTCCCCGCTTGTCCTCTACACTAGATAACGATCGTTTTCACCGCAACCCCTATTCGAAGAATTGTGAATGCGCCATCTCACCACCAAGGAAACAGCTCATGTCCACCAGCTCCCCGACCGCGGCTCGCCAGCCCCGACCCCCCGTGCTCTCCGAGACGCAGGCACGCTCGCGCGCGCTCGAGACGGCGACACGGTTGTACTACGCGCGCGGGATCTCCGCCGTCGGCATGGACGCGCTCAGCTCCGAGTCGGGCATCGGGCTCAAGCGCCTGTACCAGCTGTTCCCGTCGAAGGAGGCGATCGTCGAAGAGGTGCTGAACTCCATGCACGGCACCTGGGTGGGCGATATCGAGCAGGCCGCGGCATCCGCGACCACGCCTCGCGACCGCCTGCTCGCGGTCTACGACTACCTGGGCCGCTGGTTCAGCGACGACGACTATCGCGGCTGCGTCTTCATCAACACGTTCGGCGAGATCGGGGCGGCGTCCCCGCGCATCGCCACTCTCGTTCGCGATCACAAGCTCGACTTCCAGCAGTACGTGGTGCGGCTCGCCGTCGAGGCGGGGGCGAC
Coding sequences within:
- a CDS encoding TetR/AcrR family transcriptional regulator, which translates into the protein MSTSSPTAARQPRPPVLSETQARSRALETATRLYYARGISAVGMDALSSESGIGLKRLYQLFPSKEAIVEEVLNSMHGTWVGDIEQAAASATTPRDRLLAVYDYLGRWFSDDDYRGCVFINTFGEIGAASPRIATLVRDHKLDFQQYVVRLAVEAGATEALGQQLAILAEGAQTTAAIAGDPAAAGYARDAAVTLIDAALT